Part of the Leptolyngbya sp. BL0902 genome, GGAGTCCTAGGCTGAGGGCCATGCCCAGGGTGCCCCACAGGCTGAGGTAGCGGCGCGGCACCCGGTGGCCAGAATGCCCCACAGTAATCGCGCCCAGGGCCAGACCAACCCCACCCGCCGCCAGCAAAAAGCCAAACTGAGACGCCTTCAGGGTGGGCAGCAACTCCGCCAGCCGCACCCCCAGCACCGCCAACGCCGCAAACACGCAGGACAGCAGCACCAACTGCACAATCGCCACCCGCACCTGGGTATGGTGCTTGAGGTAGCTCAGGCCATCGCGGATATCCCGCCAAAACTGCGACCAGTCTTGCCCGGTGGAGAGGGTTTCTTGGCCGGGACGCAGGGTGGCCAAACACAGCCCCGCCAGCAGGTAGCTCACTCCCACCAGCACCGCTGGGCCATTGTCGGTGATGCCCAACATCAGCATCAGCCGATCTGCCAGGGCCAAGAGGGGCTCACCCACCGCAAAGCCCACAATCACCGAGGCGGTCATGGTCGTGGTGTAGAGGGAGTTGGCAGGCAGCAGGTCGCCCTCCTTCACCAGCACCGGAATGATGGCCTGCTCTGCGGGGGCAAAAAACTGGGTGAGGGTGGAAATGGCAAAGGTGACGGCCAGGAGCAGCCAAAAGGCCAGCGGCCAGCCCGCCAGGGTGCCCCAATCCGTGGCCACCCACAGGCAGAGGGGCAGCAGCAGCACCAGCCCCCCCCGCAGCAGGTTCGACAGCACCAGCACCGACTGCTTGCGCCAGCGATCCACAAACACCCCCGCCGCCGCCCCAAACAGCACCGCCGGAATCGTGAAGGCGATCATCACTGCCGATACCCAACTGCTAATGCTCTGGCCGGGGGTATCAAACCGGGCGGAGATGATCGCAATCATCAGCACCAAGTAAACCTTGTCCGCCAGTTGGGAAAACACCTGCCCCAGCCACAGGGTAAGGAAATTTCGGTTTTGCAGCACCCGCCCAAAGCCGGGGCCATGGGGTTCTTCCCCGGCGGACGGACTTGAATTGGGGTCAGCGGCGGGTTGGGGCGAGGGAGCGGTATGCATGGAGGGGGTGTCGTCGGCTGGGCTGACGGTTTCGCCATAGCCAGGGCGATCATTGACCTCTGGGGTGGTCTGGTCTGAGGAATCGATATCAAACTCGCGCAGCATGGGGAAACCAACGAACCAACGTCATAACCGAGATCTGCTAAGGGCGACCCACCAATGACCCGACCTTTTTCGTCCTAGCGCCATGTCTAATTAAGCTATGTCTAATTAAACAGTAGCAAAGCAGACATCAATCAACGCCGCCGAACGAATCGGTCGCTCGAAGTAGTCCTGGGCATAGTTTCGCAGCAGACGCTCAATTCTGGCCCAAACGAGGGACTGGGTTGAGGATACTGTCGCCAGGGCATCGGGTAGCACGGGCAGGGTGGTGATAATTTCCGGCTTGCTCAACTGCTGGAGCAGCACCACTTCCATGGCGTTGAGGGACTGGGGTGGGGCGGTATGGGCGCGATAGGATCCGGTGGCCTCCCGTGCGGCTTGGGTGTCTGGAAAATCGGCGGTGAAGGTGTCTGAGGTAGCGGCTTGGGCCGTGTCAGAGTCCGAGGCCAAGGCTCCTGAATCGAAGGCATCGGAAACAGACGCGGGGCGTTTTTTCGGTCGGGGTCGCTGGGGTGCTTGTCCCTGGTTGAAGGCCGACCACTGCACCAATCCCCCCGCTTCGGGGCTAAAGCCCACCGTCCAGGCCGCATCCATCAAATTCGGCACAATGTCCTCCCGGCTGAGGCAGCAGCGATGTACCTCCGGGGCCACCCCCGCCAGGGCCAACAGGTGATACAACCCGTGGGTGAGGGCCGCC contains:
- a CDS encoding MFS transporter, which gives rise to MLREFDIDSSDQTTPEVNDRPGYGETVSPADDTPSMHTAPSPQPAADPNSSPSAGEEPHGPGFGRVLQNRNFLTLWLGQVFSQLADKVYLVLMIAIISARFDTPGQSISSWVSAVMIAFTIPAVLFGAAAGVFVDRWRKQSVLVLSNLLRGGLVLLLPLCLWVATDWGTLAGWPLAFWLLLAVTFAISTLTQFFAPAEQAIIPVLVKEGDLLPANSLYTTTMTASVIVGFAVGEPLLALADRLMLMLGITDNGPAVLVGVSYLLAGLCLATLRPGQETLSTGQDWSQFWRDIRDGLSYLKHHTQVRVAIVQLVLLSCVFAALAVLGVRLAELLPTLKASQFGFLLAAGGVGLALGAITVGHSGHRVPRRYLSLWGTLGMALSLGLLAWTTQQLWLSLGLLTVLGFSGSLVAIPMQTLIQETTPEDMRGKVFGLQNNLVNIALTLPLALASLVETALGLPTVFGVLGVMVGVVGVATWYIADTALR
- the recO gene encoding DNA repair protein RecO, encoding MSRTYKATGINLKAMPLGEADRILTILTPDLGLIRAVAPGSRKHQSRLGGRSDLFVINDWLVAKGKRLDKVVQAETARTFPKLSQDLGRLTASQYLAEIVLFMALNDGSQADLYHLFVEHLERIEASPPSALLAALTHGLYHLLALAGVAPEVHRCCLSREDIVPNLMDAAWTVGFSPEAGGLVQWSAFNQGQAPQRPRPKKRPASVSDAFDSGALASDSDTAQAATSDTFTADFPDTQAAREATGSYRAHTAPPQSLNAMEVVLLQQLSKPEIITTLPVLPDALATVSSTQSLVWARIERLLRNYAQDYFERPIRSAALIDVCFATV